The following proteins come from a genomic window of Ammospiza nelsoni isolate bAmmNel1 chromosome 6, bAmmNel1.pri, whole genome shotgun sequence:
- the MIS18BP1 gene encoding mis18-binding protein 1, producing the protein MKARAEQRRRIAPDVILSPAARQHWPDTARGTGSAQPGPEPALSHTPRMEPLAVPPAEPPVLETPQKFFLRVKWQQQQQHQATPPSTQRQQNVPPCRGAEDPSVQAACAEQAGNGPAGELDSDKDDVDVFLVESVEVDADEEMSQRTVASPLQVKSPPWEDGDEAKGRWRNAEANCTEFDEERRELQPSKKPAAPAGQKAPETNPANPSQPLCSILLSSPVHIPRKQKWAEDPKVPLDKAPADQPAGKAHKEKNICLSSWRIKVLAGNTAICVEGKRKDMRQQLWHSSAIVERVTHSQVQTSSGAVYLLQGKIDSAAMRREGFPYRFIKKFTFGFSRRWKEYVEEFLEERRRKEGAQESGGEENEENEENDSMGGTDVLEPAGGSVSKARKPALRNSTYEVSPENHENIFVTPSHSSRSDSSAVYTRSGRLVKPPLNYWCGQREFVDQGLNVTIQNGWVDYLNLIPSSEKPKRKTRFISKNKQKEDMKTTEEMPKSQSKGKGSERGAAPRGEPRPASSRKGRQVLSDEEENDPGVRGTKTKPSQLPARGASSKPKELNKHGGRAQRAAVSAGPSMYEQGYRNSLRSAKERILLAQQPSQDEEEQSSEDTPLLIRRKKKSIFKPESQKRNPCPGSRGSRDDANKACGQRTAKPSQHVLVRLSGPWSSEESEPPSEGRTSSESSASLLPARARRARGSASPARYRLRSDTEPEEAPSEDADTRAPPVKTNHGGPSTARPAAAKARDTRGQKSLELFARAGDGWSEKELQKLHKAIAAFPKHRSGFWQEVAMAVGSRSAQECQGKYLEEQQERANKQQPRKTTVGKAERKDPGDKKQPVITAKVGTLKRKQQMREFLEHLPKDNHDDIFSATPLQKRRVQLPALRGSRDGDTEDLALSELPLSPSSGLFPPVKTPQCEHISPGMLVPINRSDYDRHVFRMQKNTRGSRGTWDKVKKKSAGAVHETPASCRTKRVTPAPVVGKLFTAETPNSSCSSEEKDSYFSM; encoded by the exons ATGAAGGCGCGGGCGGAGCAGCGGCGCAGGATCGCCCCCGATGTGATCCTGAGCCCCGCGGCCCGGCAGCACTGGCCCGACACGGCCCGGGGGACGGGCAGCGCTCAGCCGGGACCAG AGCCAGCTTTGTCTCACACTCCCAGGATggagcccctggcagtgcccccagcAGAGCCTCCTGTGCTGGAAACTCCCCAGAAGTTCTTCCTGCGGGTcaagtggcagcagcagcagcagcaccaag CTACACCACCTTCAacccaaaggcagcagaatGTTCCTCCTTGCAGAGGTGCAGAGGATCCCTCGGTGCAGGCTGCTTgtgctgagcaggcagggaatgggCCTGCAGGGGAGCTGGACTCTGATAAGGATGATGTGGATGTTTTCCTGGTGGAATCTGTCGAGGTGGATGCTGATGAAGAAATGTCTCAAAGGACAGTGGCTTCTCCTCTGCAAGTGAAATCCCCCCCTTGGGAAGATGGGGATGAGGCAAAAGGAAGGTGGAGAAATGCAGAAGCAAATTGTACAGAGTTTGATGAAGagaggagagagctgcagcccagcaaaaaaccagctgctccagcagggcaaAAGGCACCAGAGACTAATCCTGCAAACCCCTCGCAGCCCTTGTGTAGCATCTTGCTCTCCTCTCCGGTCCACATTCCAAGGAAGCAGAAGTGGGCAGAAGACCCCAAGGTCCCTTTGGATAAAGCTCCTGCTGACCAACCTGCTGGCAAAGCACACAAAGAG aaaaacatctgCCTGAGCAGCTGGAGGATTAAAGTGCTGGCTGGAAACACGGCAATCTGtgtggaagggaaaaggaa GGACatgaggcagcagctgtggcacagcagcgCCATCGTGGAGCGCGTCACTCACAGCCAGGTGCAGACCTCCTCGGGAGCTGTGTACCTGCTGCAGGGCAAGATCGACTCAGCTGCCATGAGGAGGGAag gGTTCCCCTACCGCTTCATCAAGAAATTCACGTTTGGCTTCTCCAGAAGGTGGAAGGAGTACGTGGAGGAgttcctggaggaaaggaggag GAAAGAAGGAGCTCAAGAGAGTGGTGGGGAGGAGAATGAGGAGAATGAGGAGAATGACTCCATGGGGGGAACTGATGTGTTGGAACCTGCAGGAGGCTCAGTGAGCAAAGCCAGGAAACCTGCACTGAGGAACTCCACCTATGAGGTATCACCAGAGAACCACGAGAACATCT TTGTTACACCGAGTCACAGCTCCAGGAGCGACTCCAGCGCGGTCTACACCCGCAGCGGGCGCCTCGTCAAACCCCCCCTGAACTACTGGTGTGGCCAGAGGGAGTTTGTGGATCAGGGCCTCAATGTCACCATACAAAATGGATGGGTGGATTATCTGAACCTG atcCCTAGTAgtgaaaaacccaaaagaaagaCCAGGTTCATCTCCAAGAATAAACAAAAGGAAGACATGAAGACAACAGAGGAAATGCCAAAAAGCCAAAGTAAAg GGAAAGGCAGCGAGAGAGGAGCCGCTCCCCGAGGGGAGCCCCggcctgccagcagcaggaagggcaggcagGTCCTGTCGGATGAGGAGGAGAATGATCCTGGAGTCAGGGgcacaaaaaccaaaccatcccagctccctgccagggggGCTTCCTCAAAGCCCAAGGAGCTGAACAAACACGGCggcagagcacagagagcagcagtgtctgCAGGGCCGAGCATGTACGAGCAGGGCTACAGGAACTCCCTCAGGTCAGCCAAGGAGAGGATTCTCCTCGCCCAGCAGCCCTCAcaggatgaggaggagcagTCCAGTGAGGACACCCCACTGCTGatcaggaggaagaagaaatctATATTTAAACCAGAGTCTCAAAAGCGGAATCCTTGCCCTGGCTCCAGAGGCTCCCGGGATGATGCAAACAAGGCCTGTGGCCAAAGGACAGCAAAGCCCTCCCAGCATGTGCTGGTGAGGCTGAGTGGGCCCTGGTCCAGTGAGGAGTCTGAGCCCCCTTCTGAAGGGAGAACATCCTCTGAGTCCAGTGCTTCCCTCCTGCCGGCCCGGGCCAGGAGGGCacggggcagtgccagccccgcCAGGTACAGGCTCCGTTCCGACACCGAGCCCGAGGAGGCGCCCAGCGAGGACGCCGACACCAGAGCGCCCCCCGTAAAAACAAACCACGGcggccccagcactgccaggcctgcagcagcaaaggccAGAGACACGAGGGGGCAGAAATCTCTGGAACTCTTTGCGAGGGCGGGTGATGGCTGGTCCGAGAAGGAATTACAGAAGCTTCACAA GGCCATCGCGGCGTTCCCCAAGCACAGGAGCGGCTTCTGGCAGGAGGTGGCCATGGCCGTGGGGTCCCGCTCTGCCCAGGAGTGCCAGGGGAAGtacctggaggagcagcaggagagagccAACAAACAGCAGCCCAGGAAAACCACAGTGGGAAAAGCTGAGAGGAAAG ATCCTGGAGATAAGAAGCAGCCAGTGATCACTGCCAAGGTGGGCACCCTCAAACGGAAGCAGCAGATGAGGGAGTTCCTGGAGCACCTGCCCAAGGACAACCACGACGACATCTTCAGTGCAACTCCCCTCCAGAAGAGGAGGGTCCAG ctgccagcactgcgAGGGAGCCGCGACGGGGACACCGAGGATTTGGCCCTCTCGGAGCTCCCGCTCAGCCCCTCCTCGGGCCTCTTTCCCCCTGTGAAAACCCCACAGTGTGAGCACATCAGCCCGGGAATGCTGGTCCCCATCAACAG GAGTGACTACGACCGGCACGTGTTCCGCATGCAGAAGAACACCCGGGGCAGCAGAGGCACCTGGGACAAGGTCAAGAAGAAGTCG